A genome region from Microbacterium profundi includes the following:
- a CDS encoding ATP-binding protein, translating into MNDSPFRAGFGKTPPMLAGRDSVLDSFAAALAEGTWSTERTMLIEGLRGVGKTVLLNALEDIARERGWLVIAETATPGFMDRITNSHLQRAIDEIDPPKERHITGASVAGASITTQVVPPPQYPVTLRSQLEKITELVAPRGVLITLDEINTHSITELAEFAAEHQHAIRSDLEVAFVGAGLRSAIKEALSHRSLTFLRRSLRPPIDFLEYDDVIDALRIPIVDRGRTIGSEALDYAVRATQGYPFLAQLIGDLAWKASPNNASISLDDVKSAYRRARRTMGRNIHEPSLSDLSHTDLTVLAHMAANDGPTAVSELRAGLGVNPQYLNVYRQRLIDAGMIIPAGHGKVDIAMPYLREYLRDHVVSDATTDRALQRPSFPAPPALDEE; encoded by the coding sequence GTGAACGACAGTCCCTTCCGGGCAGGCTTCGGCAAGACTCCGCCGATGCTGGCAGGACGCGACTCCGTTCTCGACAGCTTCGCCGCGGCGCTTGCTGAAGGCACCTGGAGCACCGAGCGCACAATGCTCATCGAGGGCCTTCGGGGCGTCGGCAAGACCGTGCTCCTGAACGCACTAGAAGACATCGCACGCGAGCGCGGCTGGCTCGTGATCGCCGAGACCGCGACTCCCGGGTTCATGGATCGCATCACGAACAGCCACTTACAACGCGCGATCGACGAGATCGATCCGCCTAAGGAACGGCACATCACCGGCGCCAGCGTCGCTGGAGCCAGCATCACGACCCAGGTCGTTCCCCCGCCGCAGTATCCAGTGACGCTGCGCTCTCAATTGGAGAAGATCACAGAACTGGTCGCCCCTCGCGGAGTGCTGATCACTCTCGATGAAATCAACACCCACTCCATTACCGAACTGGCAGAGTTCGCCGCAGAGCACCAGCACGCGATCCGCAGCGACCTGGAGGTTGCATTCGTCGGCGCTGGGCTGCGCAGCGCGATCAAGGAAGCGCTCAGCCACCGCAGCCTGACATTTCTGCGGCGATCGCTGCGGCCGCCTATCGACTTTCTCGAGTACGACGACGTGATCGACGCGCTCCGCATCCCCATCGTCGACCGAGGACGCACCATCGGATCAGAGGCGCTCGACTACGCGGTCCGCGCGACCCAGGGGTATCCATTCCTTGCGCAACTGATCGGAGATCTCGCTTGGAAGGCATCCCCGAACAACGCCAGCATCTCGCTCGACGACGTCAAGTCCGCGTATCGCCGGGCACGGCGCACGATGGGCCGCAACATCCATGAGCCGTCCCTGAGTGATCTCTCTCACACCGATCTGACCGTGCTGGCACATATGGCCGCGAACGACGGCCCGACAGCGGTGAGTGAGCTTCGAGCCGGGCTTGGAGTCAACCCGCAGTATCTCAACGTGTACCGCCAGCGGCTTATCGACGCGGGCATGATCATTCCCGCCGGCCATGGCAAGGTCGACATAGCGATGCCCTACCTGCGTGAGTATCTCCGTGACCACGTGGTCTCCGACGCCACTACGGACCGCGCACTTCAGCGCCCCAGTTTCCCCGCGCCGCCGGCGCTCGATGAGGAGTGA
- a CDS encoding type I restriction endonuclease subunit R, with product MTTISEAVWEQSAQNTLAEPLGWHPLHGEQISPGSGERDSWDELLIRPRLLEALRRLNPGVPAHYLKQAVVEIASPTSQDAITENHRIHRYLTNGYPLSYIDQDGIEQNPSLRLLSTDPAQNDWLTVNQVTIRQTTPGHGEVHRRFDVVLYVNGMPISIIELKRAGVGAASAHSQLQTYLREFPMAFRFCVFTLASDGLEAKYGTPFTPLNHFSPWNVDDDGVPLQQPRMEGDEDVQALDDALSGLYNQERFLQLTRNFTAFDEGSDGLVKRIAKPHQYFAVTKAVGKTVQAVETNGKAGVVWHTQGSGKSMEMELYANLAARHHKLKNPTIVVITDRNELDGQLFQTFDQSLLLPEKPVQVATRSQLREELQARNTGGIYFTTLQKFGLSKAEKDAGIKHPLLSERRNIIVVVDEAHRSHYDDLDGYAHHLRRALPHATLIAFTGTPISFAERNTQDVFGEYIDIYDLSRAVDDGATVPVYFEPRLIKVAFAADVSPEEIDAAADEYTVGLDETERARLEASVAVVNAVYGSPERIDALADDLLDHWEKRRAAMAPFVEGPGKALIVGGTREICAKLYAAIIERRPDWHSDALDAGRIKVVYSGTASDQPPISDHVRRDSQNAVIKDRLKDAEDELELVIVKDMMLTGFDAPPLHTLYLDRPLKGALLMQTLARVNRTFRGKQDGLLVAYAPLADNLSKALQEYTVTDQENKPVGRDVEEAQELALAYLEQIRPLLAGHDWRNDLKAGGPRAGLRAVTRATSFLREPVRNQPDSDGDTSATTAVRFRKLSSQLARVWALASGGSTLTDVRDEIAFYEEVRIWMAKFDAQDRQARDEPIPDDIQRLLGVLIAESTETGDVIDIYEAAGMPRLSLDDLTPKFVEEVQHARNPQLAIEALRAALIDESLAVSRGNLVRQRAFSERIAEIMFRYTNQQLTSAEVIAELVELAKEVAAEASRGQHFTPALSNDELAFYDAVATNESAVDVHGEDTLAKIARELVAVMRRDVRTDWTVRDDVRAKLRSSIKRLLVKYKYPPDKQPAAIGLVMDQMEAMAPRYAAERG from the coding sequence ATGACCACCATCTCCGAAGCCGTCTGGGAGCAGAGCGCCCAGAACACGCTCGCCGAACCCCTGGGCTGGCATCCGTTGCACGGCGAGCAGATCTCCCCCGGCTCCGGCGAGCGCGACAGCTGGGACGAGCTGCTCATCCGTCCGCGCCTGCTCGAGGCGCTGCGCCGGCTGAATCCCGGCGTTCCCGCTCACTATCTGAAGCAGGCGGTCGTCGAGATCGCCTCGCCGACCTCGCAGGATGCGATCACCGAGAATCACCGCATCCACCGATACCTCACCAACGGCTACCCGCTCAGCTACATCGATCAGGACGGCATCGAGCAGAACCCCTCGCTGCGTCTGCTCAGCACTGATCCGGCGCAGAATGACTGGCTCACGGTGAACCAGGTCACCATCCGTCAGACGACACCCGGTCACGGAGAGGTGCATCGCCGCTTCGACGTCGTGCTCTACGTGAACGGCATGCCGATCAGCATCATCGAATTGAAGCGGGCCGGAGTCGGCGCAGCATCCGCTCACTCCCAGTTGCAGACCTACCTGCGCGAGTTCCCGATGGCCTTCCGATTCTGCGTCTTCACCCTCGCCAGCGACGGCCTCGAAGCCAAGTACGGCACGCCGTTCACTCCCCTCAACCATTTCTCGCCCTGGAACGTCGACGACGACGGCGTACCTCTGCAACAGCCGCGCATGGAGGGCGACGAAGACGTCCAAGCCCTCGACGACGCCCTCTCGGGCCTCTACAACCAAGAACGTTTCCTTCAGCTCACACGCAACTTCACCGCATTCGATGAGGGCTCCGACGGACTCGTCAAGCGCATCGCCAAGCCGCACCAGTACTTCGCCGTCACCAAGGCCGTCGGCAAGACCGTGCAGGCGGTGGAGACCAACGGCAAGGCAGGCGTCGTCTGGCACACGCAGGGCTCGGGCAAGTCGATGGAGATGGAACTCTACGCCAACCTCGCCGCGCGCCACCACAAGCTCAAGAACCCCACGATCGTCGTCATCACCGACCGCAACGAACTCGACGGGCAGCTGTTCCAGACGTTCGATCAGAGCCTGCTGCTGCCCGAGAAGCCCGTGCAGGTCGCCACTCGCAGCCAGCTCCGCGAAGAACTGCAGGCCCGCAACACCGGCGGCATCTACTTCACGACCCTGCAGAAGTTCGGCCTCAGCAAGGCCGAGAAAGATGCCGGAATCAAGCATCCGCTGCTCAGCGAACGCCGCAACATCATCGTCGTCGTCGATGAAGCGCACCGCAGCCACTACGACGACCTCGACGGGTACGCGCACCACCTGCGCCGCGCGCTCCCCCACGCCACGCTGATCGCGTTCACCGGCACGCCGATCTCATTCGCCGAGCGGAACACGCAAGACGTCTTCGGCGAATACATCGACATCTACGACCTCAGCCGGGCCGTCGACGACGGCGCCACGGTACCTGTCTACTTCGAACCGCGCCTCATCAAAGTCGCTTTCGCCGCAGACGTCTCGCCAGAGGAGATCGACGCCGCGGCCGATGAGTACACGGTCGGACTCGATGAGACCGAGCGCGCCCGGCTCGAAGCATCCGTCGCTGTCGTCAACGCCGTCTACGGCTCACCAGAGCGCATCGACGCCCTCGCAGACGACCTGCTCGACCACTGGGAGAAACGCCGCGCCGCTATGGCGCCGTTCGTCGAGGGTCCGGGCAAGGCTCTCATCGTCGGCGGCACGCGCGAGATCTGCGCCAAGTTGTACGCCGCGATCATCGAACGCCGCCCGGACTGGCACTCCGACGCGCTGGATGCCGGACGCATCAAGGTCGTCTACTCGGGCACCGCCAGCGATCAGCCGCCGATCAGCGATCACGTGCGTCGCGACTCTCAGAACGCGGTCATCAAGGATCGGTTGAAGGACGCTGAGGACGAACTCGAACTCGTGATCGTCAAAGACATGATGCTCACCGGCTTCGACGCGCCGCCATTGCACACGCTCTACCTCGATCGGCCGCTCAAGGGGGCACTGCTCATGCAGACCCTCGCCCGCGTGAACCGTACGTTCCGCGGAAAGCAGGACGGCCTGCTGGTCGCCTATGCGCCGCTGGCAGACAACCTCTCCAAGGCACTGCAGGAATACACCGTCACCGACCAGGAGAACAAGCCGGTCGGACGCGACGTCGAAGAGGCGCAGGAACTCGCCCTCGCCTACCTGGAGCAGATCCGCCCGTTGCTGGCCGGCCACGACTGGCGCAATGATCTGAAGGCGGGAGGGCCGCGCGCAGGCCTTCGGGCGGTGACGAGAGCCACCAGCTTCCTGCGCGAACCCGTCCGCAACCAACCGGACAGCGACGGAGACACCTCGGCGACGACGGCCGTGCGCTTCCGCAAGCTCAGCAGTCAACTCGCCCGCGTCTGGGCTCTCGCCTCCGGCGGAAGCACGCTCACAGACGTGCGCGATGAGATCGCCTTCTACGAAGAGGTGCGCATCTGGATGGCGAAGTTCGACGCGCAGGATCGTCAGGCGCGCGACGAACCGATTCCCGACGACATCCAGCGCCTGCTCGGCGTTCTCATCGCAGAGTCGACCGAGACGGGCGATGTCATCGACATCTACGAGGCCGCCGGGATGCCACGTCTCTCGCTCGACGACCTCACGCCGAAGTTCGTCGAAGAGGTGCAGCACGCCCGCAACCCCCAACTGGCGATCGAGGCGCTCCGCGCCGCACTCATCGATGAGAGCCTCGCCGTGTCGCGGGGCAACCTGGTACGCCAGCGCGCGTTCTCCGAGCGGATCGCCGAGATCATGTTCCGCTACACGAACCAGCAGCTGACCTCCGCCGAGGTCATCGCCGAACTGGTGGAGCTGGCGAAGGAGGTGGCAGCCGAAGCATCCCGGGGCCAGCACTTCACGCCGGCGCTGTCGAACGACGAACTCGCCTTCTACGATGCGGTCGCGACCAACGAATCGGCGGTCGACGTGCACGGAGAGGACACCCTCGCGAAGATCGCGCGTGAACTCGTCGCGGTCATGCGCCGCGACGTGCGCACCGACTGGACCGTCCGCGACGACGTGCGGGCCAAGCTGCGCTCATCGATCAAGCGACTGCTGGTGAAGTACAAGTACCCGCCGGACAAGCAGCCTGCCGCCATCGGGCTCGTGATGGACCAGATGGAGGCGATGGCACCGCGGTACGCAGCCGAACGCGGCTGA
- a CDS encoding MOSC domain-containing protein, whose protein sequence is MSGASLVAVCAVHQLRPDAGAVGSTAIDKRPVTGPVRVGAYGVYADVQADRKNHGGLDKAVYAYSQADAAYWANELGRELPPGWFGENLRVEGLDVNAARIGEQWQIGGAVVVEVTMPRTPCQTFARWVGGDDERGWVKRFSAAGRLGPYLRVVKNGRIEAGDEIIVLERPDDAPTILEVYRAG, encoded by the coding sequence ATGAGCGGTGCGAGCCTGGTCGCTGTCTGTGCCGTGCACCAGTTGCGACCAGACGCCGGTGCCGTCGGGTCGACGGCGATCGACAAGCGTCCGGTGACGGGTCCGGTCCGTGTCGGCGCGTACGGGGTATACGCCGACGTGCAGGCGGACCGCAAGAACCACGGTGGTCTCGATAAAGCGGTGTACGCGTATTCGCAGGCGGACGCCGCGTACTGGGCGAACGAACTCGGGCGTGAGCTGCCGCCGGGATGGTTCGGTGAGAACTTGCGTGTCGAGGGTCTGGACGTGAACGCGGCACGCATCGGCGAGCAATGGCAGATCGGCGGGGCTGTGGTTGTCGAAGTGACCATGCCACGCACACCCTGCCAGACTTTCGCGCGCTGGGTAGGCGGTGACGACGAGCGCGGCTGGGTCAAGCGCTTCTCTGCCGCGGGACGACTCGGCCCCTATTTGCGCGTCGTCAAGAACGGGCGCATCGAGGCCGGCGACGAGATCATCGTTCTCGAGCGACCGGATGACGCCCCGACGATCCTCGAGGTGTACCGGGCCGGATAG
- a CDS encoding DUF6264 family protein: MTDQRPQYGEYATPDEQRRLAGLPPADAVPAAPSIEQPAQPAPAPSIAKARPWDRIVTIALLAYGLVNVVMTGLSYLDLPTVMNESMRILGVEGEFTNFAQGKLWGTTAAILLVVGWVITAWLSLRRLRTGKLTWWVPLVGAAATMLIVSICIMIPMMGDPAFMAYVDGMSGR, from the coding sequence ATGACCGATCAGCGGCCCCAGTACGGCGAATATGCGACTCCGGACGAGCAACGGCGCCTCGCGGGGCTTCCTCCGGCGGATGCTGTGCCTGCCGCCCCATCGATCGAGCAGCCGGCGCAGCCCGCGCCCGCTCCTTCGATCGCGAAGGCGCGCCCGTGGGACCGGATCGTCACGATCGCCCTGCTGGCCTACGGCCTCGTCAACGTCGTCATGACGGGTCTGTCGTACCTCGACCTGCCGACCGTGATGAACGAGAGCATGCGGATCCTCGGCGTCGAGGGCGAGTTCACGAACTTCGCTCAGGGCAAGCTGTGGGGCACGACCGCTGCGATCCTCCTTGTCGTGGGCTGGGTGATCACGGCATGGCTTTCGCTGCGCCGCCTGCGCACCGGAAAGCTCACTTGGTGGGTGCCGCTCGTCGGTGCCGCTGCGACCATGCTGATCGTGTCGATCTGCATCATGATTCCGATGATGGGTGACCCTGCCTTCATGGCCTATGTCGACGGGATGTCGGGTCGATGA
- a CDS encoding 4-hydroxy-3-methylbut-2-enyl diphosphate reductase: MDGHKRVLLAAPRGYCAGVDRAVVAVEKALERYGAPVYVRKQIVHNIHVVTELEEKGAIFVEEVDEVPSGAHVVFSAHGVSPAVVEAASDRGLLAIDATCPLVTKVHREAVRFARDDFEILLIGHEGHEEVEGTAGHAPERVTIVNSPEEADTVVVKDPSKVVWLSQTTLSVDETMETVNRLRLRFPDLQAPPSDDICYATQNRQVAIKKVAVDAELVIVVGSSNSSNSVRLVEVALEYGAKAAYRVDYAEEIKQEWLDGVATVGVTSGASVPEVLVREVLETLAAAGYGDVEEVRTAEEDLIFSLPKELRQDSSGQRDARALGGRATADSTTS; the protein is encoded by the coding sequence GTGGACGGACACAAGCGGGTTCTGCTCGCCGCTCCCCGTGGTTACTGCGCCGGCGTCGATCGTGCCGTCGTCGCGGTCGAGAAGGCGCTCGAGCGCTACGGCGCACCCGTCTACGTGCGCAAGCAGATCGTGCACAACATCCATGTGGTCACCGAGCTCGAAGAGAAGGGCGCGATCTTCGTCGAAGAGGTCGACGAGGTGCCGTCCGGCGCGCATGTCGTGTTCAGCGCGCACGGTGTCTCTCCTGCGGTCGTGGAGGCGGCATCCGATCGGGGCCTGCTCGCGATCGACGCGACCTGCCCTCTGGTGACCAAGGTGCACCGTGAGGCCGTGCGTTTCGCGCGCGACGATTTCGAGATCCTGCTCATCGGCCACGAGGGACACGAAGAGGTCGAGGGTACGGCCGGTCACGCACCGGAGCGAGTGACCATCGTCAACTCGCCGGAAGAGGCTGACACCGTCGTGGTCAAGGACCCGTCGAAGGTCGTCTGGCTCTCGCAGACCACGCTTTCGGTCGACGAGACGATGGAGACCGTCAACAGGCTGCGTCTGCGCTTCCCCGATCTGCAGGCGCCGCCATCCGACGACATCTGCTACGCCACCCAGAACCGTCAGGTCGCGATCAAGAAGGTCGCCGTCGACGCTGAACTCGTGATCGTCGTCGGTTCGTCGAACTCGTCCAACAGCGTTCGTCTGGTCGAGGTGGCGCTGGAGTACGGCGCCAAGGCCGCGTACCGGGTGGATTACGCCGAAGAGATCAAGCAGGAGTGGCTCGACGGCGTCGCGACGGTCGGCGTGACGAGCGGCGCTTCCGTCCCCGAGGTCCTCGTGCGGGAAGTCCTCGAGACGCTCGCCGCGGCGGGCTACGGCGACGTCGAGGAAGTCCGCACCGCCGAGGAAGATCTCATTTTCTCGCTTCCCAAGGAACTGCGCCAGGACTCCTCCGGGCAGCGCGACGCGCGTGCACTCGGTGGCCGCGCGACAGCGGATTCGACCACCTCCTGA
- the xseA gene encoding exodeoxyribonuclease VII large subunit — protein sequence MTVFEATPAKGEAPAADAVAPRDSTSDTPTSVARLNGTIRDFIARWNVVWVEGEITSWNVRGGNVFARLKDTLSDAQISIRIWSSVRGRIPADLGIGDHVVAAVKADYFVKAGDFSFTVSSMKHVGLGDQLERLEKLRAQLRQEGLFDPSRKKPLPFLPHVIGLITGERSDAEKDVHRNSELRWPQVRFRTEYAAVQGDRCVPETLAALATLDADPDVDVIIIARGGGDPQTLLGFSDERLVRAVAAASTPVVSAIGHENDHPLLDDVADLRASTPTDAAKRVVPDVGEQRALIGQLRSRATTRLTQRISHDIQQLDQLRSRPVLRSPDPIVESRAQEIWLQVSRGRDTITRRLDTAARKTTELRASLRALSPAATLARGYAIAHLDGGVILRDAADAPAGASLTITVDRGSVAARSEGEIAEAE from the coding sequence ATGACGGTCTTCGAAGCGACACCGGCGAAGGGCGAGGCTCCCGCGGCGGATGCCGTGGCTCCGCGCGACTCGACCTCGGACACCCCGACGTCCGTCGCCCGGTTGAACGGCACGATCCGCGATTTCATCGCACGGTGGAACGTCGTGTGGGTCGAGGGCGAGATCACTTCCTGGAACGTGCGCGGCGGCAACGTGTTCGCCCGCCTCAAGGACACCCTCTCCGACGCGCAGATCTCGATCCGCATCTGGTCGAGCGTGCGTGGACGCATCCCCGCCGATCTCGGCATCGGCGACCATGTCGTCGCGGCGGTCAAGGCAGACTACTTCGTCAAGGCCGGCGACTTCAGCTTCACCGTGTCATCCATGAAGCACGTCGGTCTCGGCGACCAGCTCGAGCGCCTCGAGAAGCTGCGCGCACAGCTGCGCCAGGAGGGGCTGTTCGATCCGTCCCGCAAGAAACCTCTGCCCTTCCTCCCGCACGTGATCGGTCTCATCACCGGCGAGCGCTCGGATGCCGAGAAGGATGTGCATCGCAACTCGGAGCTGCGCTGGCCGCAGGTGCGCTTCCGCACCGAGTACGCCGCTGTGCAGGGCGATCGCTGCGTGCCGGAGACCCTGGCCGCGCTGGCGACGCTCGACGCCGACCCGGACGTCGACGTGATCATCATCGCTCGCGGCGGCGGCGACCCGCAGACCCTGCTCGGATTCAGCGACGAGCGCCTCGTGCGGGCGGTTGCCGCGGCATCCACCCCCGTCGTCTCCGCCATCGGACACGAGAACGACCATCCTCTTCTCGACGACGTCGCCGACCTCCGCGCCTCGACGCCGACGGATGCCGCGAAACGTGTCGTCCCCGACGTCGGAGAGCAGCGCGCCCTCATCGGCCAGCTGCGCTCACGCGCCACGACGCGACTCACGCAGCGCATCTCGCACGACATCCAGCAGCTCGATCAGTTGCGCAGCCGACCGGTGCTGCGCTCACCCGACCCGATCGTCGAAAGCCGCGCGCAGGAGATCTGGCTGCAGGTCTCGCGCGGACGCGACACCATCACCCGCCGGCTCGACACCGCCGCACGCAAGACGACCGAATTGCGTGCTTCGCTGCGTGCCCTCTCGCCCGCCGCGACGCTGGCGCGGGGCTACGCGATCGCGCACCTCGACGGCGGTGTGATCCTGCGCGATGCGGCGGATGCTCCGGCCGGAGCATCGTTGACCATCACGGTCGACCGCGGATCGGTCGCCGCCCGCTCCGAGGGCGAGATCGCGGAAGCGGAGTGA
- a CDS encoding exodeoxyribonuclease VII small subunit — protein sequence METVTAPTDSPVETLSFEAARDELVRVVAELEQGAPTLEHSLALWERGEALAARCEEWLLGAKRRLDEARAAASDSPSREES from the coding sequence ATGGAAACCGTGACTGCGCCGACCGACTCCCCTGTCGAGACCCTGTCGTTCGAGGCCGCTCGCGACGAACTCGTGCGCGTGGTCGCCGAACTCGAGCAGGGCGCCCCGACCCTCGAGCACTCCCTCGCTCTCTGGGAGCGTGGCGAGGCGCTCGCCGCACGCTGCGAGGAGTGGCTGCTGGGCGCGAAGCGCCGTCTCGATGAGGCCCGTGCCGCGGCATCCGATTCCCCCTCGAGGGAAGAATCGTGA
- a CDS encoding DUF4245 family protein — MSKNPPIVAELGRPETPEETAARKAEFSKSYRASQNFRNLVAALLITLAVVAVVIFAVPRGERASEPTVDVAAIAADVETTMGSPALVPEPDDFWRVNAAELQGGATVVWNITLAPAAEDERGFIRVAQAFDDDSSWAPQMLSGTAATDTTRIGGLDWDVYELGGDTDDNVSYAIGTQAGDDYILLYGSRSADSTAELAESLIPQINVIAEAS; from the coding sequence GTGAGCAAGAACCCTCCGATCGTCGCCGAGCTCGGACGCCCCGAGACGCCGGAGGAGACCGCGGCCCGCAAGGCGGAGTTCAGCAAGAGCTACCGCGCGAGCCAGAACTTCCGCAACCTCGTCGCCGCACTCCTCATCACCCTTGCCGTGGTCGCGGTCGTCATCTTCGCGGTTCCGCGAGGAGAACGGGCGTCAGAGCCGACGGTGGACGTCGCCGCGATCGCCGCTGATGTCGAGACGACCATGGGCAGCCCCGCCCTCGTGCCAGAGCCGGACGACTTCTGGCGGGTGAACGCGGCCGAGCTGCAGGGCGGCGCGACCGTCGTATGGAACATCACGCTGGCACCCGCCGCCGAGGACGAGCGCGGTTTCATCCGCGTGGCACAGGCGTTCGATGACGATTCCTCGTGGGCGCCTCAGATGCTGAGCGGCACCGCCGCCACCGACACGACGCGGATCGGCGGGCTGGACTGGGACGTGTACGAACTCGGCGGCGACACCGACGACAACGTGTCGTACGCCATCGGCACCCAGGCCGGCGACGACTACATCCTGCTGTACGGCTCGCGTTCGGCCGATTCGACGGCCGAGCTCGCGGAGTCGCTCATCCCCCAGATCAACGTCATCGCGGAGGCCTCATGA
- a CDS encoding carbonic anhydrase translates to MTTLTPTAAWQQMLDGNRRFVNGEPRHPNQDVERRHDLAHQQNPVATLFGCSDSRLAAEIIFDLGLGDLFVVRNAGQVIGESIVGSLEYAVEILKVPLIVVLAHDECGAVRAAIEGTAIDADPLPPHIWKLIAPIIPAARKVLAQNGGTSPADIDAERVGREHLRNTVANLLQSSELISDAVAEGRLGIVGANYRLAEGTAVPAISVGINTGVEDVPATKEGSQ, encoded by the coding sequence ATGACGACGCTCACCCCCACAGCAGCCTGGCAGCAGATGCTCGACGGCAACCGTCGATTCGTGAACGGTGAGCCGCGGCATCCGAATCAGGATGTCGAGCGACGTCACGACCTGGCCCATCAGCAGAATCCGGTCGCCACATTGTTCGGATGCTCGGACTCGCGCCTGGCTGCGGAGATCATCTTCGATCTCGGCCTCGGCGACCTGTTCGTGGTGCGCAACGCCGGACAGGTGATCGGCGAGTCGATCGTCGGGAGCCTCGAGTACGCCGTCGAGATCCTCAAGGTGCCGCTGATCGTCGTCCTCGCGCACGACGAGTGCGGTGCCGTGCGCGCAGCGATCGAGGGCACCGCGATCGACGCCGACCCGCTGCCGCCGCACATCTGGAAGCTCATCGCGCCGATCATCCCCGCCGCCCGCAAGGTGCTGGCTCAGAACGGCGGCACATCTCCCGCCGACATCGATGCCGAGCGGGTCGGACGCGAGCACCTGCGCAACACGGTGGCGAACCTGCTGCAGTCGTCCGAGCTGATCAGCGACGCGGTCGCCGAGGGCCGGCTGGGCATCGTGGGCGCCAACTACCGTCTTGCCGAGGGCACGGCCGTGCCCGCCATCTCAGTAGGAATCAACACCGGGGTCGAGGACGTCCCCGCAACCAAGGAGGGATCGCAGTGA
- a CDS encoding class II fumarate hydratase: protein MTDTHQRSGEESQGYRIEHDTMGEVRVPVNALYGAQTQRAVENFPISGKGLEPAQIAALARIKKAAALANKELGTLDGAIADAIAAAADRVASGAHDDEFPVDTYQTGSGTSSNMNMNEVLASIASSILGSAVHPNDHVNASQSSNDVFPTSVHIAVTQALIDTLIPSLHHLAVALEAKADLWKDAVKSGRTHLMDATPVTLGQEFGGYARQIRLGIERVQSALPRVAEVPLGGTAVGTGINTPLGFPQKVIALLAEETELPITEAKDHFEAQANRDGLVEASGALRTIAVSLTKINNDLRWMGSGPNTGLGEIHIPDLQPGSSIMPGKVNPVIPEAVLMVCARVIGNDATVAWAGASGAFELNVAIPVMGTALLESIRLLSNASRVLADKTIDGLKANTERAAAFAGMSPSIVTPLNKLIGYEAAAKIAKHAVAQGVTVRDAVIDLGYVERGELTLEQLDEKLDLLSMTHPG, encoded by the coding sequence GTGACCGACACTCACCAGCGCAGCGGCGAAGAATCGCAGGGCTACCGCATCGAGCACGACACCATGGGCGAGGTCCGTGTGCCAGTGAACGCACTGTACGGTGCGCAGACGCAGCGTGCAGTGGAGAACTTCCCGATCTCGGGCAAGGGCCTGGAGCCGGCGCAGATCGCCGCCCTCGCGCGCATCAAGAAGGCGGCGGCGCTCGCGAACAAGGAGCTCGGCACCCTCGACGGCGCCATCGCGGATGCCATCGCCGCTGCCGCCGACCGCGTGGCCTCTGGCGCGCACGACGACGAGTTCCCGGTCGACACCTACCAGACCGGTTCGGGCACCTCGTCGAACATGAACATGAACGAGGTGCTGGCGTCCATCGCCTCCAGCATCCTCGGCTCGGCTGTGCACCCGAACGACCACGTGAACGCGTCGCAGTCGTCGAACGATGTGTTCCCCACCTCCGTGCACATCGCCGTCACCCAGGCGCTCATCGACACGCTGATCCCGTCGCTGCACCACCTCGCCGTCGCCCTCGAGGCGAAGGCCGATCTGTGGAAGGATGCCGTGAAGTCGGGCCGCACGCACCTCATGGACGCGACGCCCGTCACCCTCGGCCAAGAGTTCGGCGGCTACGCCCGCCAGATCCGCCTCGGCATCGAGCGCGTGCAGTCCGCTCTCCCCCGCGTCGCCGAGGTGCCGCTTGGCGGAACGGCCGTCGGCACCGGCATCAACACGCCGCTCGGCTTCCCGCAGAAGGTCATCGCGCTGCTCGCGGAGGAGACCGAGCTGCCGATCACCGAGGCGAAGGACCACTTCGAGGCTCAGGCCAACCGCGACGGCCTGGTTGAGGCATCCGGCGCTCTTCGCACGATCGCGGTGTCGCTGACGAAGATCAACAACGACCTGCGCTGGATGGGCTCCGGCCCGAACACCGGCCTCGGCGAGATCCACATCCCGGATCTGCAGCCCGGCTCGTCGATCATGCCCGGCAAGGTCAACCCGGTCATCCCGGAGGCCGTGCTGATGGTCTGCGCCCGCGTGATCGGCAACGACGCGACCGTGGCATGGGCGGGAGCATCCGGAGCGTTCGAGCTGAACGTCGCGATCCCCGTCATGGGCACGGCGCTGCTGGAGTCGATCCGTCTGCTGTCCAACGCCTCACGCGTGCTGGCCGACAAGACGATCGACGGTTTGAAGGCGAACACCGAGCGTGCGGCCGCGTTCGCCGGGATGTCGCCGTCGATCGTGACGCCGTTGAACAAGCTCATCGGCTACGAGGCAGCGGCGAAGATCGCCAAGCACGCCGTCGCCCAGGGCGTCACGGTGCGCGATGCCGTGATCGACCTCGGCTACGTCGAGCGCGGCGAGCTGACGCTGGAGCAGCTCGACGAGAAGCTCGACCTGCTCTCGATGACCCACCCGGGCTGA